The sequence ACATGGCACGAGATGCCGTGAGGGCAAGGCTGGTTCCCTGCTCTCAGCGCCCTCTTCTCTGGTGCCGCGCCCCCCTCGCAATAGCCCGCTGGCACTCGGCGTATCCATCTGTGCCATGACTCACAGACTTCTCACCCTCATCGCCCTCCTCACTGCCACCACGCTGCATGCAGAATTCCGGGCGGGAGCAGCCGTGATCGACATCACACCGACAAAGCTACCCGTGCTGGTCAATGGCGGCATGCTCAGCCGCTACCTCGACAAGATCAATACCCGCGTGAATGCCCGTGCCATCGTCGTGACAGATGGGAAGACCCAGATCGCCATCGTCGTGGCGGATAGCTGCATGATGGGTCGTGACGTGCTCGATGAGGCCAAAAAAATGGCCGCCGCGCAGACCGGCATCCCCGCAGACCGCATGCTCATCAGCGCCACTCACTCCCACACCGCACCCGCCTCCATGGGCTGCCTCGGCACCGATGCAGACCCAGCTTATGTGCCTTTGCTAAAAGAGAAGCTCGTCCAAGCCATCGCCGCTGCTCAGGCCGCGCTAAAACCTGCACGCATCGGCTTCGCCAAAGCAAATGCGGCTGAGTTTACCGCACTACGGCAGTGGATACGCCGTCCAGATCGACTCGCAGAGGACCCCTTCGGCAACATGAGCGTCCGTGCCAATATGCACGCAGGCCGTATCTGGGATGATGTCACCGGCGAGTCCGGCCCGGAAGACCCCGATCTCTCGCTCATCTCCATACAAACAGCAGAAGGCAAGCCGCTCGCTGTGTTGGCGAATTTTTCCATGCACTACTTCGGAGATAAAGACATCAGCGCAGACTACTTTGGCCTCTTCTCAGATGGACTCACCCAGCGCCTCGATCCCACAGGCAAAATGGTCGGCATCATGTCCCATGGATGCAGCGGAGACATCTACCGAGTCGATTACAAAGCGCCCGAGGCGCAGCGCCCGAAGCCCACCATCGACGAATTCACCAGCGGCCTGCTCGACATCGCCGTCAAAGCCCACGCTGGCATCGAATACCGCGCCGATGTGGATGTCGCGATGATGGAGCGGCGCATGACACTGAAATACCGCGTACCAGACAAGCAGCGCCTCGAATGGGCGCAGCGCATCGTCGCAGAGATGGGAGACCGCCCTTTAAAGACGCCCACAGAGGTCTATGCACGCGAGCAGATCATCCTGCACGAGCGGCAGCAGACCGAGATCGTTGTGCAGGGACTACGCATCGGCCCCATCGGCATCGCCACCACACCGAATGAAACATACGCCATCACCGGGCTGAAGATCAAAGCCGCCAGCCCGCTCCCGCACACCATGGTCATCGAGCTAGCCAATGGCGGTGATGGCTACATCCCACCGCCAGAAATGCACGCCTGGGGCGGCTACAACACCTGGGCCGCTCGCAGTGCGGGCCTAGAAGTAATGGCCGAATCCAAAATCACCGCAGCCGCCATCGAGTGCCTCGAATCTGCCAGCGGAGCCCCCCGCAAGCCCTGGCATCTCAGCGCAGGCCCCGTCACGAAAACCACCGCCGACCTCGGCCCATCTGCCTACTGGCGGCTCAATGAATTCCATGGCCCCATCGCTGCCGATTCCACCAAAAACCAGCACCACGCCACCTATGTCGGCGGCGTAGCCTATTACCTCGATGGCCCCGAAAGCGCGAAATTCTGCTCCAGCGAGATCAATCGTGCCCCGCACTTCGTGAATGGCCACCTCAGCACCCAAATGGCCGATTTGGGTGAAAACTACAGCATCTCCCTCTGGCTATGGAATGGCATGCCAGCAGACGGGCGCGACTTTTGCGGCTGGTTTTACTCCCGCGATCATCCGCACGGCCTGAGCGCATTTGGCGAGCACCTCGGCATCGGCGGCAAAAGCGGCCACACCGGCAAAATCGTGTTTCGAGCCCATGGAGCAGAACATGCGGGAAAAACAGAAATCCCACGCTGGAGCTGGCAGCACGTCGTCCTCGTACGCGAAGGCAAAAACTCCAAAATCTACCTCAACGGCAAACTCGAGCTCGAAGCGGACATCCCCGCCGTGAAAATCCCCACCTTATTCTTCGGCAGCCGCAGTGACCACCAAGACCCCTGGGAAGGCCGCCTTGATGAAATCGCCATTTTCCCACGCAGCCTCAGTGCACAGGACATCGCCAAGCTACGCTAAACGCTAGCGGATCGCGAAAGGGTGATCTTGGATCAGTTCGGTGAACTTATCACCTCTCCGATCCCGAAGGGGCACGGAGTAAGCCAGCAATAACAAATGATACATTAAACCTAGCTACTTATTAGCGTCGTCTGCGGCACAAAGGCCATCACGCAGCGCAGCCGTGTCGATTCACGCGCCACCGCGTCCGTGCTCTTCGCGTCCGCCATGTCCGGTGAAAAGGCCAGCCACAGCACTGTGAAGCCGCCCGCTGAGCCGCCGCAGCCCCCGATGCGCTCCTTGTCGATCTTCCACACGTCCGTCTGGCTCCGCACGAACTGCAACGCCCGCGCCGAATCATCCAAACAGGCCTTCACTGGCGGATCGATCTTCGCCGCCTGCGCATCCTGGATGAGCCGGTAGTTGATGGACACCACCGAGATGCCGTTTTCGAGGCATTTCGCCAGAAAGTCAGGATTTGCCTTATCCCCCGTCATCCACCCACCGCCATGTACAAAGAACAAGAGCGGTGCCGTTGCCCAATCCGACTTCGCTTGCCAGAAATCCAGCTTCTGTTTCTCATGTGGCCCGTAAGGCACGTTTGCGTGCGTGGGAGCCTGCGCATGCCCAAGGCAGAGGGGCACCAACAGAACAGCAAGGACAATGAAGACGCGGGAGATCATGCGTGTGTGGCTTCGCGTGTTCCGGCAGCCTTGGCAAGTGATCAGGAGTCACATGGCCTAGCAGCAAATAATCGGGTAAACGAAATGTTCCCTGTTAGCGGTTGCGCGGGATCGGAGAGGCAACCACGGATGGAACGGATGAAACGGATTCCACCGATGCACTGCACCGCTCAGGAATGCCCCTGCAATGGATTGTGGCCGAGCAGTTGGCTCATTTGCTTTCATTCATCGTATCTGTTCAATCCGTCGTATCAGTCCTATCCGTGGTTCACTTTCACCTCGATAATTTCCCTTCCAACCCGGCCCAGGTTCAAGACCTGGCTACTAATTACTAACTCGGAAGTGGAAGGCCCTCAAACGCGGGCGTTGCATTTGCAAAGAGGCGAAGATAGCCTACGACGCATGGAAACACTCTCCGTTCGCTGCAACCACTGCGGAGCGCCGCTGTCTGTCTCGGAAAGCACGCGCTTCGTCACCTGCCAGTTCTGCCAGAGCAATCTGGAGGTGAAGCGCACGGACTCATCCATCTTCACGGAGGAAGTCGCGAAGATCGCGGAGAACACCGGACGCATGGCGGAGAGCCTGGAGGTGATCGAATTGCAAAATGAGATCGAGCGTGTGGACCGCGAATGGTCGCAGACGGAAGCAGGTTACATGATTCACGGCAAAAACGGGCCGCAGCGGCCGAGCAGCTCGATGTTCGGGCTCGCGTTTGCGATCTTTTTTGCCTGCGTGTGCTTTGGAATGAGCTTTTTCGCCTCCCAAATGCCAGGCCCAGGCATTTTCGCCTTGGTGCCAGTCGGCATGGGTATTTTCGCGCTGGTAGCGGCGGTGATGAACATGTCCAAGGGCGCGGAACTCGAGCAGGCGCAGGAACGGCATCGCGCGCGACGCGCCGAACTGGTGGCGAAACTGCATCGCGCACGTGGAGAGGCCTGAATAAGTAGCCAGGCTAACTATTCACGCAGAGGCGGACTCAATCAGGCTCTGCCTCCACTTCGACCACCTTCTCAAGATAGGTTTGCGCCAGTTTCCACCGCAGTCTCCAAAGCTCTTTTGGCGGGCTGGTCTGATAGTCCTTCTCCCAGACCTCCACCAAGCCTTTAACAGAGAGATCGCCCGTGCCGCTTGACGAGTAGAAGCACATCAAGCCCGAATCGCGGAGGCTCCAGCTACTTCCGCTAGTGGGATCAATCTTGGGTTCTCGACCTGCGGCAACATCTCCCGTGCAGCTCATCCATGCTCCATTTGATAAGTAGCCAGGTTAAAAGTTGCATATGTTATTGCCGCTGATAACCTTGCACTATAGTCTGCATTGCCCACTTCCAACGTCTCCACCTCATGACCACCCCTTCCGCTCCCCTATCTGTCGATTCGATCCGAGAGCTGCCGCTCGAAGAGCAACTCGTGGGGGTGAATGCCAAGACCGGGCCTTATCTCCAGGCGGGGAGGTCGATGCGGCGAGTGAAGGGGTTTCAGGCGCAGACGAATTGCTTCCACATCATGTCACGCACCTACGGTGGGGCGGTGTTTTGGGATGATGTGGAGAAGGAGGCGCTGCGCAGGGTGCTTTGGAGGCTGGCGGAGTTTTGTGGGGTGCGGCTATTGACCTATTGCGTGATGGGGAACCACTTTCATGCGCTGGTGGAGGTGCCAGATCAGAAAAGGTGGGTGGAGGAGCAGTTTGGTGGGCCGCTGGGGGAGGAGCGGCTGATGCGGCACCTGCGGGTGCTGTATAGCAAGGTGTTCGTGGAGCAGTTGCAGGAGGAGTTTGCGGAACTGCGGAAGCGGGGCTCGGAGGCGGTGGTCCAGCATCGGTTGGGACTGCTCAAAAGGCGGTTTTGTGATGTGGCGGTGTTTGTGAAGGAGGTGAAGCAGCGGTTTTCGCGTTGGTATAACAAGCGGCACAAGCGGAAGGGGACGCTGTGGATGGATCGTTATCGGAGTGTGCTGGTGGAGGGGAAAGGGAACCCGCTATTGGCGATGGCGGCGTATATTGATCTGAACCCTGTGAGGAGTGGGCTGGTGAGTGATCCGAAGGATTACCGGTGGTGTGGGTATGCTGAGGCGCTGGGAGGTAATAAGGAGTGCCAGCGGGGGATATGTCGTGTGACGGGGCGGGATGCGGCGGAGACGGACTGGGTGAAGAGTGGAGCGCGGGAGGGGTATCGGCAGATGCTGTTTTCGATTGGGCGTGAGGTGAAAACGGGGGATGGGAAGGCGGTGGCGCGGCGTGGAGTGAAGCGCGAAAAGGCCGAGGAAGTTTTGGAGCAAAAGGGGAAGCTATCGCTGGGTGAGTTGGTGCGCACGAGGGTGCGGCATTTCACGGCGGGGGCGGTGATTGGCGGGAAAGACTTTGTGAATGCGTTTTTTAACGAGAATCGCTGTCTGTTTGGCCCTACTCGCCGTAGTGGGGCGCGGCGAATGCGCGAGGCGGAGGGCGACGTTCATGCGCTGCGGGATTTGCAGGGTGAATGAGGCTGGTGGCTTATTTGCTGAAGTATTTGTCGCCACGCATGACGGTGCCGTCTTTGAGGACGACGCTGAAGGTGCCGCCGTTGGAGCGGGCGAGGCGGTCCATGTCGGCAGCGGCATCGGTTTCCATCATGACGCTGGTGTGTATGATGGCTCCGCTGCCCATGCGGTGGTTTTCCTGGGTGATGATGTCGATCCAGCCCATTTCATCGACGCGTTGGCCGTCGGTCATAAAGAAGATGATGTCGGGGCGGGGATTGGCTTTGAGGGCCATGAGGATGCCGGAGCCCCAGTTGGTGCCGCCGTTGGTGGACATTTGGGCGATGTTTTTGCGGCTGTCGTTGATGTTGAAAAGCGTGGCTTGGAGGAAGGGGAAGCTGGGGATGCGGGCGCTTTTCCAGTCTTCTGGTGAGATGGGCCAACGGTATTTTTCGAAGGCGTCGCCTTTGGAGGGATCGACGATGTTGTGGGGCCAGGCGAAGTCGGAGAAGCAGAGGATTTGGTAAAAAGTGCCGGCGGGAATTTTGGCGAGGCTTTTGTCGAGCTCGCGTTTGAGTGCTTGGATGCGGCTGGTGCCGCCTTCGCCGACGGCTTCCATGGAGCCGGAGACATCGACGACGAAGACGACGCGTTTGCCGAAGGCGGTCTGGCCGAGAAAGTTGAAGGCACCGCCGCGGCCGATGCCTGCTCCGAAGCCGCCGCCTGCACCGCCGAGTCCGCCGCCGCCGAGGCCTGCGGTGATGGCTCCGACGTTGCCGAGGGCGAGTTTGTCGGTCATGTCGGAGAGGTCGATGTTGTCCATCTGCATCTCAGGGAGCTGGATGTCTGAGGCGATGGATTGGACGCTGATGCGACGGAGCGGGGGTTGTTTACGGGTCCAGGTTTGGCGCTTTTGTTTGACGCGTTGTTCGAGGGCGTTGCTGGCGGCGGCTCCGGCGGGGTTGCCGCCGGGGAGGAAGTCCACTTGCTTGTTCATCACATGGCGGACGGTGATGAAGGCTCCGATGGCGAGGAGGAGGAAATGGATGATGATGCTGGCGGCGAGGGAGTTGGCGCCGATTTTTTCTTTCCAGGTGAGCCAGAAGACGTGTTTTTTTTGTTCTTCGCTGAGTTCGGGCTCGGGGGGTGGTTTGGGGACGTCGAGTGGGTGAGTGTCTGCGGGGAGCGATTCGGGGTTTGGGGGAGGGGATTTGACCTCTGGGGGCTGAATTTGGAGCTTGGGGGGAGCTTGGATGACGATTTCGTGGTTTTCGTCGATTTCGGGCTCTGGGGCGGTTTGGGGGATTTGGGGGATTTTTTCGAGTTGGGGCTCGATTTGGGATTGGGGCGGATTTTCGTATTCTGGCTCGGGTGCGGCCTCGAGTTCAATTTCAAGCTCAGGCTCGGGTTCGTCGGGGTGGGAGGACTCGGGCTGGATGGGCTGTTGTTCTGCGATGGCGGCTTCTGCGGCGGCTTTTTGGACTTCCTTTTGCTGCTGGTGCTCGTGCCAGCGGTCGTCGCGGTCGATGAGGTCGTCATCGTCATGATCCGCCACTGTGGGTAGGGCGTGGAGGTCGATGTCCTGTTGGTGGCGGCTCATGGGGCGGCGGATTGTCGGGGAAAAGTGAGAGTGTTCAAGGCGGATGATGCACGTGAGGACGTTGCCATGCTTGGTTTCAGGGCCTAGTGTGGGAGCGCATGACTGATTCTGCCCTTTCTGATAGCCATCTCCTGATTCTCGATTCCGACGCGGACTTTCTCGCGTGGGCGGCTGGGCATTTGAAGGCTCCGGGGGTGAGTATCACGACGCATGAGCGTGCGGAGGAGACTCTGGCTTCTTATCAAAAGAGGAGGCCGGACTTAGTTTTGGCGGAGATTCGCCTTTCGGGCGGGGTGAGTGGGGTGGAGCTGCTGAAGAGACTGCGGCAGACTGATCCGCATGCGATGGTGATTTTGTTTAGCAATGCAGCGGCTACGTCACAGGTGATCGAGGCGATGCGGCATGGGGCGTATGATGTGCTGCCAAAGGAGCGCTTGCCTTATGAGTTGCGTGCGGTGGTGGAGAGTGCGCTGAGTGCGATCGAGACACGGCGGGTGACGCGTGAGCAACTGCCGGGTGCGGCGACGGAGTCGATCCAGGAGACGATTATTGGCCGCTCGGCGGCGATGCAGGAGGTGTTTAAGCTGATTGGCCGTGTGTCTCGCTCGGATGCGCCGGTGATGATTACGGCGGAGAGTGGTTGTGGGAAGGAGCTGGTGGCGCGGGCGATTCATAAGTTTAGCCCGCGGGTGCAGAAGGAGTTTGTGGCGATTAATGTGACGGCGATTCCGGATAATTTGCTGGAGAGTGAGATTTTCGGTCACGAGAAGGGTAGTTTTACGGGTGCGACGAATTTACGCGTGGGCCGTTTTGAGCAGTGTGATGGGGGGACGCTTTTTCTCGATGAGATTGGTGATATGCCACTGGCGGTGCAGAGTAAGCTGCTGCGGGTGCTGCAGGAGGGCGAGTATAGCCGTGTGGGGGGCAATCAGACGCTGAAGACGGATGTGCGGGTGCTGGCTGCGACGAATAAGAATCTGGAGGCCGAGGTGGCGAAGGGCACTTTCCGTGAGGATTTGTTTTATCGACTGAATGTGGTGCGCATCCACATCCCGCCGCTGCGGGAGCGGCGTGAGGATGTGAGGATGATGGCGGAGTTTTTCCTGCAAAAGCTCTCGGCGCGGCGGCGTGGGCCGCAGATGCGCTTTACGGATGATGCGCTGGATATGCTGGAGGCTTACGATTGGCCGGGGAATGTGCGTGAGCTGGAGAATACGATCCAGCGTGCCTGTGCACTGTGTAATAGTGACATTTTGCTGCCTTCGGATATTCCGCTGGGTAGCAAAGGCAGCCGCCATCACGGTCCTGCGAGTCAGATGACCCGCATGCGGGATGCGCTGACCACGCTGGTGCATTTGGCGGGGCAGTCTCCTGATCTGGAGCTGATGCCGTGGATCGCGCATGAGGTGGAGCGGATGGCCCGGAAGCATGCTGAGGAGCCTGCGGTGGCCCCATCTGCGCCCCAGGCGGCGGCACCAGTGAAAAAGGGCCGTAAATCAATCTAGGCGGGGGCTGCGCCAAGAGAGGAGTGATGATTTGTCGGCGCATTTTCAACGAAATGCTGCTCACGAGTGACTGAAGGTGCCGCCAACCAAAAAGTGGCTCCTCCATCATGAAATTTCTCTTCCTCGCCCTCGCCTCCATGTGCCTACTGCAATGCGCTCCAAGCAAGGTGTCGCCGAATCAGCCGCTCTCGGATAAATCCAATGGCAAAGTGCTCAATGAGCGTTTCTACGAAGTGAATGGCGTGCGCAAAGTGGAGCGCCGTATCATCGTTTCGACGACTCCGAAGCTGGAGACGAAGGTGGTCACAGAAATCCTGCCTTGAAGGTTGGATTGCACTGATGCCGAGGGTCATTTTTTGACTCGGAAGCTCGGCGGTGTGATGCCGTGTACGGCTTTGGCGATGAGTGCCTCCACTCCGGTGGCAAAGCGTGTCGGGCGGGTGTAGTAGATCATGGCTCCGCCGCCTTCGTAGCCGCCTTCTTCCCAGACGCGTTGGGAGGGGATGTAGCAGGGCACATCATTCGTGTAGGCATTCACCCAGGTGCGTGCAGGGTCGAACTCGCGTTTAAAGCGCAGGCTGTAGTCCACGACGACTTCGCCAGGTAGATTGATGACGAGTAGGTCATGGCCATATTGCCATGTCTGGACGGTGTAGGGTAGGGCAGAGGGGATTTTATCGCCTTTGGCTAGGATGGCTAGGTGCATGCGTGCGTGGCGTGCGATCCATTTGTTTTTATCGGCGGTATGGGTTTCCCATTCTTGCTGGGTGGGTGCTTTGTCATAGGGCAGAAGGATTTCACGCGTAGCGCAGGTGAGTGGGCCACTGACGGTCTGCATGGGGCGGTGGATGAGGGTGGAGAGCTCGCGGGCGATGCTGGTGCCGTGTTGCTCGGCACGGCTGGGCTGATTACGCGGATAGGGATTCTGGTCTGCGCCACAGCCGATGGCCATGAGGCAGACACTGCCGGGGAAGCGTGCCTGCATTTCCACACGGGCACTGCCAGCCCAGTCGCCGTGGATCGTGTTTGTGCTGTAAGTGGTGCAGTGGCAGGCGTAGCTGGCATGGGTGGCGATGAGGCGCTTTCCGTCGGCACTTTGCACGCGGAGCAGTGGGAGGGAGCGGTCTGTGGGGCCGTTGAAATTGGGTGCGTTTTGTAGAGTGCCATCTTTGGATCGCAGGCGGCGATTGAGGCCGAAGTAGGCTTTGCCTTCGCTGTGGTCGAGGCGTGCGGGTTCTAGTTTTTCCCATGCCTGTGTCACGGCTTGGACGATCCAGGTCGTGAGGTCTTGGGTGTAGCGATGGACGTGCTCACTGTGCTCAGAGCTGAGATCGGTGCCAAAGAGGTTGGTGAGCACGCCTTCGAGCATGGGGGCGCAATGCGTGTGCGAGGAGTGTAGAGCGAGGCGCTCATCTGCGATGTTTTTACCCGCTGCGGCAAGTCTGCGCAGCACCTCGGCACGGAGGGTGGCGGGGACGCCGCAGTTATCGACGGTGATGATGGCGGCAGGTGGCTCATCTTTCCACTGGAGCACCAGTGCGGCGGCTTGGATGCGCTGGGTGATTTTTTCATACTCCGTGGTACGGCTGCCATAGCCACTGAGGCGCACTGGGTAGTCTGGTGTGATGTCCACGGCGGCAGCGCCAGCTCGCCAGAGAGCGTTTTCTTGCCCAGGGAGTATGGTGCTGATGAAACTAAAAATCAGCAGGAGCGGGAGGAAGAGACTGCGCATGAGAACGCCATTCTGCCTGAAGTGGAGCATTTTTGGCAAGCGTGAAATACGCCGTCCCCAGAAAGGCGGGCCTCAGGCCTGGATGGTGTAACGGGTGCGGCGGCTATTGAGCCAGCGCACGCCGAACATGTCCATGGTGGCCCTCAGGGCACGGTTCCCGAAGCCGTATTTGCTGACGCCACTGACGCGTGCGCGGTGATTGACGGGCATCTCGGTGACGCGCCAGCCCATGTTGCGAATGAGGGCGGGGATGAAGCGGTGCATGCCATTAAAGAGCAGCAGCGCCTCACGGCAGTCACGGCGCATGATTTTGAGAGTGCAGCCGGTGTCACGCACGCCGTCTCCGACGAAGCGGCCACGCACGGCATTGGCGATGCGGCTTTGTAGGCGCTTGAAGGCGGTGTCCTTCCGCCGTGCGCGGTAGCCGCAGACGAGGTCCCAACCCTGCTGGAGCATGGTGAGCATGGCGGGGATGTCTGCGGGGTCGTTTTGTAGATCGCCATCGAGTGTGGCGATGATTTCGCCGCGTGCTTGGTGGATGCCGGCGTGCATGGCGGCACTCTGGCCGCTATTTTTTTCCAGACGCAGCACTCGCACGTGGGGACCGCCGGGGATGTTCTTGAGCGTGGCGTCCGTGCTGCCATCATCGACGAAGACGATTTCGTACTCACGCCCGGTTAGAGCTGCGTCGATCTGGCGCTGGAGCTCTGCCACATTGCCCTCCTCATTATAAAGAGGGACGACGATGGAGATGGCGGGATTTTCGGGCATGCGAGGGCGCTACAAATCGGGCGGTCGATAGTCGTGGCAAGAAAAGATTTTCAGCCATCGCACCTCATTGCCCGCATGCATCACGCGGGCCACGGAGAGCAGCTCCCAGCCAGCAAAATGCCTCGCCAGAGCGGTGGGCGGGGCCGCCGCCGCTGGATCATCGGTGATGAAGATGGCATCCTGGCTGCGGAAGTCACTTTTCCCGTCCCGTACGGCATCGTAGCGCGGTAAAAAGGCATACGGGTGCCCCCAGGAGCCATCTTGGAGGGCATGGACGCGTGGAGAGGCCAAAGTGGGCTGGAGCACGCCGGGGCCGGCTTTTTGGTAAAACTCTAGTGCAGCGGCGAGGAGGCCGTTTCCCGCGATAATGAAGCTCGGCGTGCCTTGGCGGCTCTGCGCCACTTTTTCCACCGCTGTGTCCAAAAGCCGCGCGGACTCACGCCAGCCGTACATGGCCGCATTCGGGTCTGAGCTGAAAAACCGCGCCCAATCCGTCTGCGCCGCCATGCGTGGGGCCAAATCCCAGCCCAGGCCGAGTGTGCGCGGCAGATCACTTCGGATGAGGAGCACGCTTTGTAGCCCGGCGAGCACGAGCGCGGTCGTGCGGAGGCTGATTTTTTGCTCCACTGGCAGCGCTCCAAAGACTGCCGCCTGATGCGCCAGCACCACCGCCGCAGGCACTAGCCACGCCGCACTACCCGTGTCCGGCCAGGCCAAGCGTGGTCCATAGAGTAGATCCAGCAGCGCCATCGGCAGCAGACAGCCCAGGGGCAGCGCCCGCATACCTGCCAGCACGAGCTGGGGTGCCACCTGCCGCGTGAGCAGCACGAGCAGCATCAGGATCAGCGGTGACGCCATCACCACCCAGCGTAGAAAATTCGGCGCTACAGCCACGACTGGCCACAGGGCCGCGTTTTCCAGCACCGGCCAGCCATTGCGCCACTGGGCAAGTAGCCAGAATGTCACCGCCGCACTCCAAAACGCCGTGATGATCCAAAATCCAGGGAATCGCAGGTGATGGCGCAGCCGCTTGGGCCATGCCAGTGCGCAGACGATGCCGAGCAGCAGTCCCAGGCCAGGCGGCGCTGTCAGTGCCGCGCCCGCTGCGCATGCACCCACGGCCCACCAGCCCCAATGCAGCGGATGCGCATGCAGCAGGGCCATCCGCAGGCATAGCAGCGCCATGGCGGTGAAGAAAAACATCAGCGTGCCCGGCGTCAGCGTAAGCGCGGCCAGATTAAAGGCGGGCAGCACATTCAGCGCCACGACAGCCCAGCCCGCCACCATCGGATCAAAGAGGCCACGGGCGAAACGCCACACCGCCAGGGATGCCAGCAGCGCCAGCAACGGC is a genomic window of Verrucomicrobiaceae bacterium containing:
- a CDS encoding glycosyltransferase family 2 protein, translating into MPENPAISIVVPLYNEEGNVAELQRQIDAALTGREYEIVFVDDGSTDATLKNIPGGPHVRVLRLEKNSGQSAAMHAGIHQARGEIIATLDGDLQNDPADIPAMLTMLQQGWDLVCGYRARRKDTAFKRLQSRIANAVRGRFVGDGVRDTGCTLKIMRRDCREALLLFNGMHRFIPALIRNMGWRVTEMPVNHRARVSGVSKYGFGNRALRATMDMFGVRWLNSRRTRYTIQA
- a CDS encoding neutral/alkaline non-lysosomal ceramidase N-terminal domain-containing protein; the protein is MRSLFLPLLLIFSFISTILPGQENALWRAGAAAVDITPDYPVRLSGYGSRTTEYEKITQRIQAAALVLQWKDEPPAAIITVDNCGVPATLRAEVLRRLAAAGKNIADERLALHSSHTHCAPMLEGVLTNLFGTDLSSEHSEHVHRYTQDLTTWIVQAVTQAWEKLEPARLDHSEGKAYFGLNRRLRSKDGTLQNAPNFNGPTDRSLPLLRVQSADGKRLIATHASYACHCTTYSTNTIHGDWAGSARVEMQARFPGSVCLMAIGCGADQNPYPRNQPSRAEQHGTSIARELSTLIHRPMQTVSGPLTCATREILLPYDKAPTQQEWETHTADKNKWIARHARMHLAILAKGDKIPSALPYTVQTWQYGHDLLVINLPGEVVVDYSLRFKREFDPARTWVNAYTNDVPCYIPSQRVWEEGGYEGGGAMIYYTRPTRFATGVEALIAKAVHGITPPSFRVKK
- a CDS encoding sigma-54-dependent Fis family transcriptional regulator, which gives rise to MTDSALSDSHLLILDSDADFLAWAAGHLKAPGVSITTHERAEETLASYQKRRPDLVLAEIRLSGGVSGVELLKRLRQTDPHAMVILFSNAAATSQVIEAMRHGAYDVLPKERLPYELRAVVESALSAIETRRVTREQLPGAATESIQETIIGRSAAMQEVFKLIGRVSRSDAPVMITAESGCGKELVARAIHKFSPRVQKEFVAINVTAIPDNLLESEIFGHEKGSFTGATNLRVGRFEQCDGGTLFLDEIGDMPLAVQSKLLRVLQEGEYSRVGGNQTLKTDVRVLAATNKNLEAEVAKGTFREDLFYRLNVVRIHIPPLRERREDVRMMAEFFLQKLSARRRGPQMRFTDDALDMLEAYDWPGNVRELENTIQRACALCNSDILLPSDIPLGSKGSRHHGPASQMTRMRDALTTLVHLAGQSPDLELMPWIAHEVERMARKHAEEPAVAPSAPQAAAPVKKGRKSI
- a CDS encoding alpha/beta hydrolase fold domain-containing protein — protein: MISRVFIVLAVLLVPLCLGHAQAPTHANVPYGPHEKQKLDFWQAKSDWATAPLLFFVHGGGWMTGDKANPDFLAKCLENGISVVSINYRLIQDAQAAKIDPPVKACLDDSARALQFVRSQTDVWKIDKERIGGCGGSAGGFTVLWLAFSPDMADAKSTDAVARESTRLRCVMAFVPQTTLISS
- a CDS encoding glycosyltransferase family 39 protein; protein product: MGIHTMQRQRFLFIGLGLLTLWRWALLPTVELSPQEAFAALSAGRGWPAWTDGGGVLVSLLARAGAAVFGMNEFGVRCAAPLLALLASLAVWRFARGLFDPMVAGWAVVALNVLPAFNLAALTLTPGTLMFFFTAMALLCLRMALLHAHPLHWGWWAVGACAAGAALTAPPGLGLLLGIVCALAWPKRLRHHLRFPGFWIITAFWSAAVTFWLLAQWRNGWPVLENAALWPVVAVAPNFLRWVVMASPLILMLLVLLTRQVAPQLVLAGMRALPLGCLLPMALLDLLYGPRLAWPDTGSAAWLVPAAVVLAHQAAVFGALPVEQKISLRTTALVLAGLQSVLLIRSDLPRTLGLGWDLAPRMAAQTDWARFFSSDPNAAMYGWRESARLLDTAVEKVAQSRQGTPSFIIAGNGLLAAALEFYQKAGPGVLQPTLASPRVHALQDGSWGHPYAFLPRYDAVRDGKSDFRSQDAIFITDDPAAAAPPTALARHFAGWELLSVARVMHAGNEVRWLKIFSCHDYRPPDL